A section of the Streptomyces sp. NBC_01591 genome encodes:
- a CDS encoding glycosyltransferase — protein sequence MKILHVVTLHTPDHAFGGPTRVALNLSKVQRAAGDDARIMALGDGFEGPLPREVEGVPAHLFRARHLLPAFEVSGITSGALLLAARRMMRGADIVHVHLMRDLVTLPAALLALASRTPLVVQTHGMVDPTENRVARLTDLLGVRRVLRGADAVLHLTETERLDVNAVAAPVPLTRTVRLVNGVRPQEIKPAREPGRPPTVLFLARIQERKRPEDFVTAMPAVLAEHPDARFVLAGPDTGALPATLELARRLGVTGSLDHVGPLGHEEVLAAGRRADVYVLPSIEEPLGVSVLEAMSVGTPVVITRTCGLGPDVARAGAGRVIDSRDGEDGKNALGVAAAILELLEPETNICAGRAAWDLVNEDFTIEAVTGTLRRTYENVVRRRGRRFKRSSPHGT from the coding sequence TCCAGCGGGCCGCCGGTGACGACGCCAGGATCATGGCGCTGGGCGACGGCTTCGAGGGCCCCCTCCCGCGCGAGGTCGAGGGAGTGCCGGCCCATCTCTTCCGGGCCCGCCATCTGCTCCCCGCGTTCGAGGTCAGCGGAATCACATCCGGAGCGCTCCTGCTCGCCGCACGCCGCATGATGCGTGGCGCCGACATCGTCCACGTCCATCTGATGCGCGACCTGGTGACGCTGCCCGCCGCACTGCTCGCACTGGCCTCCCGCACGCCTCTGGTCGTCCAGACGCACGGCATGGTGGACCCCACCGAGAACCGGGTCGCCCGGCTGACCGATCTGCTGGGGGTGCGCAGGGTGCTGCGCGGGGCCGACGCCGTACTGCACCTCACCGAGACGGAGCGCCTCGATGTGAACGCCGTCGCCGCACCGGTCCCGCTGACCCGCACCGTACGGCTGGTCAACGGCGTACGTCCGCAGGAGATCAAGCCCGCCCGGGAGCCGGGGCGGCCGCCGACGGTCCTCTTCCTCGCCCGGATCCAGGAGCGCAAGCGCCCGGAGGACTTCGTCACCGCGATGCCGGCGGTCCTGGCCGAGCACCCGGACGCCCGCTTCGTGCTGGCCGGTCCCGACACCGGCGCGCTGCCCGCGACCCTCGAACTCGCCCGCAGACTGGGGGTGACGGGATCGCTCGACCATGTGGGACCACTCGGGCATGAGGAGGTCCTGGCGGCCGGGCGGCGCGCCGATGTGTACGTACTGCCGTCGATCGAGGAGCCCCTGGGCGTGTCCGTCCTCGAAGCGATGTCGGTCGGCACCCCCGTGGTCATCACCCGCACCTGTGGACTCGGCCCCGATGTGGCGCGCGCGGGCGCGGGCCGGGTGATCGACAGCAGGGACGGCGAGGACGGGAAGAACGCCCTCGGGGTCGCCGCCGCCATCCTCGAACTCCTCGAACCGGAGACCAACATCTGTGCGGGCAGAGCAGCTTGGGACCTCGTCAATGAGGACTTCACCATCGAGGCCGTGACCGGGACCCTCCGGCGGACCTACGAGAACGTGGTCCGCCGGAGGGGCCGCCGGTTCAAGCGGTCTTCCCCTCACGGGACTTGA
- a CDS encoding glycosyltransferase family 2 protein, translating to MSRLPIAVVIPTKNEGLNIAEAVKSVLGHFEAVVVVDSHSTDDTAKIAEDCGAEVITYTWDGGHPRKKQWCLDHVRTDLDWILLLDGDERISPGLLAELRQIFADPGAPKPAAYDIPLGYWFSGQRLRHGYTIRKRSLTDRTRCRYPEVGDLDAPGIGEVEGHYQPVAESVGSLRNPIEHQDLDPVTAWFERHNRYSDWEAWLEHHPEVKEQVRRVKSRQGQLFHKAPFKPLVSFAYMYVYRRGFLDGRAGFDFALAMSFYRWQIALKSREGKTA from the coding sequence CGAAGAACGAGGGGCTCAACATCGCCGAGGCGGTGAAGTCGGTACTCGGCCATTTCGAGGCGGTCGTCGTCGTCGACTCGCACAGCACGGACGACACGGCGAAGATCGCCGAGGACTGCGGGGCCGAGGTGATCACATACACCTGGGACGGCGGCCATCCGCGCAAGAAGCAGTGGTGTCTGGACCATGTCCGCACGGACCTGGACTGGATTCTGCTGCTCGACGGAGACGAGCGGATCAGTCCGGGTCTGCTGGCCGAACTGCGGCAGATCTTCGCCGACCCCGGCGCGCCGAAGCCCGCGGCGTACGACATTCCGCTCGGCTACTGGTTCTCCGGGCAGCGGCTGCGGCACGGCTACACCATCCGCAAGCGGTCGCTGACCGACCGCACCCGCTGCCGGTATCCGGAGGTGGGGGATCTCGACGCGCCGGGAATCGGTGAGGTCGAGGGCCACTACCAGCCGGTCGCCGAGTCGGTCGGGTCGCTCCGCAATCCGATCGAGCACCAGGATCTCGACCCGGTCACCGCCTGGTTCGAGCGGCACAATCGCTACTCGGACTGGGAGGCGTGGCTGGAGCACCACCCCGAGGTCAAGGAGCAGGTGCGGAGGGTGAAGTCGCGCCAGGGGCAGCTGTTCCACAAGGCACCGTTCAAGCCCCTGGTGTCGTTCGCCTACATGTATGTGTACCGGCGGGGGTTCCTCGACGGGCGGGCGGGATTCGACTTCGCGCTGGCGATGAGCTTCTACCGCTGGCAGATCGCTCTCAAGTCCCGTGAGGGGAAGACCGCTTGA